A section of the Telopea speciosissima isolate NSW1024214 ecotype Mountain lineage chromosome 3, Tspe_v1, whole genome shotgun sequence genome encodes:
- the LOC122655103 gene encoding protein FAR1-RELATED SEQUENCE 5-like: MGFSIRKEYGHRSKSDKSIITSRFVCSKQGLKKIDLQVSKPKNPRAETRTNCPAQMGIKIMVNGQYWCHDFIEEHNHDLHTLATSYMMLSQRKISEIHAFRIDLTNDSGLRPKAIFDCMGRQVGGIENLGHTKQDQKNYLRTKWQRELVYYKVANLLRYFEKQTRANSSFAYSLQLDSGEKIANIFWANPRMIIDYALFGDVITFDTIFDTNKEYRPFGVFAGFNHHRRVYNDEVEFEKAWEKLRIDYEVADGSCCRKFETYDILCCHAIKILDRLDIKMIPESYVLRRWTRTSRNIEMKDNEEKIVEEDVLLDYTQRYSVLSPLCVKLVSQASTSDEGYTLAHKNAHELSKQLQNLQCNEENLDESGESHIVQLENK; the protein is encoded by the exons ATGGGTTTCAGTATCCGGAAAGAATATGGACATCGGAGCAAGTCAGACAAGTCAATAATAACTTCGAGGTTTGTTTGTAGTaaacaaggattgaagaaaattgACTTACAagtgtcaaaaccaaaaaatcctCGAGCAGAAACAAGAACCAATTGTCCTGCTCAGATGGGAATTAAAATAATGGTTAATGGACAATATTGGTGTCATGATTTTATTGAAGAACATAATCATGATCTTCACACTCTGGCTACCTCGTACATGATGTTGTCACAAAGGAAAATTTCAGAGATACATGCTTTTAGGATTGATTTGACAAATGATTCAGGTCTTAGACCCAAGGCGATATTTGATTGCATGGGTAGGCAGGTAGGTGGTATAGAAAACCTTGGGCACACCAAACAAGACCAAAAGAATTATCTCCGGACCAAATGGCAACGAGAATTAGTTTATTACAAAGTGGCGAATTTGTTAAGGTACTTTGAGAAACAAACCAGGGCAAATTCTTCTTTCGCATACTCATTGCAGTTGGATAGCGGTGAAAAGATTGCAAATATATTTTGGGCTAATCCAAGGATGATTATAGACTATGCATTGTTTGGTGATGTGATTACGTTTGACACTATATTTGACACCAACAAAGAATACAGGCCATTTGGTGTGTTTGCTGGATTCAATCATCATAGGAgagtt TACAATGATGAAGTGGAATTTGAAAAGGCATGGGAGAAGTTGCGTATTGATTAtgaagtggctgatggttcatG TTGTAGAAAATTTGAGACGTATGACATTCTATGTTGCCACGCTATCAAAATTTTAGATAGACTAGATATCAAGATGATTCCTGAATCATATGTTTTGAGGAGATGGACTAGGACATCGAGAAATATTGAGATGAAAGACAATGAAGAGAAAATAGTTGAGGAAGATGTTCTTCTGGATTATACACAACGCTATAGTGTTCTTAGCCCTTTATGTGTTAAATTAGTTTCGCAAGCATCGACTTCAGATGAGGGATACACTTTGGCTCACAAAAATGCCCATGAGTTGAGTAAACAACTTCAAAATCTTCAGTGCAATGAGGAGAATCTAGATGAAAGTGGTGAGAGTCACATTGTGCAATTAGAGAACAAATga